The following proteins come from a genomic window of Pseudomonas putida:
- a CDS encoding DUF962 domain-containing protein, which translates to MSKRLPNLPAWQWRGYHHNHRHPANLVLHLIAVPLFILGALLVLSGLFGFDLGQIAVGVIALIAALGLQRQGHRLEAEQPEPFANRQDAVQRLLTEQFITFPRFVVSGAWWKAWRERHKHRH; encoded by the coding sequence ATGAGCAAACGCCTGCCCAATCTTCCCGCCTGGCAATGGCGCGGCTACCACCATAATCACCGCCACCCGGCCAACCTGGTGCTGCACCTGATTGCCGTTCCTTTGTTCATTTTGGGGGCACTACTGGTGCTGTCCGGACTCTTCGGTTTCGACCTCGGCCAGATCGCGGTGGGCGTGATTGCCCTGATCGCCGCACTGGGCCTGCAGCGCCAAGGCCACCGCCTTGAAGCCGAGCAGCCCGAACCGTTCGCCAACCGCCAGGATGCCGTGCAGCGATTACTGACCGAGCAGTTCATCACCTTTCCGCGCTTTGTGGTGAGCGGGGCCTGGTGGAAGGCCTGGCGGGAGCGGCACAAGCACCGACACTGA
- a CDS encoding HAMP domain-containing protein, whose product MGAWLSNVSLKYKFWAVNAVAFVTTLLLVLYAVHLEQRARAEAAQAQAAAQAQLLAAWPAGQALPRPANVISWQTGQTPTFAGEALDALRNAKGWVELPSAWILGENPLRGAQVLRNGDQQLAVLAQSPSLRQVFFDRFSNYAVCVLILMLAMLGASQLLIRFLLSQLNTLKDVMLHVEKTGDLSARVPLASGDEVGQMAGAFNAMQSTYHRVVSTVAQSAAQLDSGAARLAASMSDVRHGMLGQQSETDQAATAINEMSATVHHIAQHAGATRDLSQTADTLAGSGQAVVSRVQDSISGLSSGVQQTAEMIRQLAEDSQKINGVVSVIHSIAEQTNLLALNAAIEAARAGDLGRGFAVVADEVRNLAKRVQTSTDEITTMVSALQSGTRDAVEFMQESSYKADDCVRQAQEAGEALAEITGAVAQMRESNTQIAVAAEQQSQVAEEMNRAVVSIRDVTERTVQQTVGSATTSSELATLAGELNKAIGQLKL is encoded by the coding sequence ATGGGTGCCTGGCTTAGCAATGTTTCCCTGAAGTACAAGTTCTGGGCCGTCAACGCAGTGGCCTTTGTCACCACCTTGCTGCTGGTGCTGTATGCCGTGCACCTGGAGCAACGCGCACGTGCCGAGGCGGCTCAGGCCCAAGCGGCCGCGCAAGCCCAGTTGCTGGCCGCCTGGCCAGCCGGGCAAGCACTGCCACGCCCGGCCAATGTCATCAGTTGGCAAACGGGGCAAACACCAACCTTCGCCGGAGAAGCGCTCGATGCCCTGCGCAATGCCAAAGGCTGGGTAGAACTGCCAAGCGCCTGGATCCTCGGTGAAAACCCGCTGCGTGGCGCTCAGGTGCTGCGCAACGGCGACCAGCAGTTGGCTGTGCTGGCTCAGTCCCCCAGTCTGCGCCAGGTATTCTTCGATCGCTTCAGCAACTACGCGGTGTGTGTACTGATCCTGATGCTGGCCATGCTCGGTGCCTCCCAACTGCTGATCCGCTTCCTGCTCAGCCAGCTCAACACCCTCAAGGACGTGATGCTGCACGTGGAAAAAACCGGTGACTTGTCGGCCCGCGTACCGCTGGCCAGTGGCGACGAGGTCGGCCAGATGGCCGGGGCCTTCAACGCCATGCAGTCCACCTACCACCGCGTGGTCAGCACCGTCGCCCAAAGCGCAGCACAGCTGGACTCGGGCGCTGCACGCCTGGCCGCCAGCATGAGTGACGTGCGCCATGGCATGCTCGGCCAGCAGAGTGAAACCGACCAGGCCGCCACTGCCATCAACGAAATGTCGGCGACCGTGCACCACATTGCCCAACACGCCGGTGCCACCCGCGATTTGTCACAAACCGCCGACACCCTGGCCGGCAGCGGTCAAGCGGTGGTCAGCCGAGTGCAGGATTCGATTTCGGGGCTTTCCAGCGGCGTGCAGCAAACTGCCGAAATGATTCGCCAGTTGGCCGAGGACAGCCAGAAGATCAACGGTGTCGTCAGTGTGATCCACAGTATTGCCGAACAGACCAACTTGCTGGCACTCAACGCTGCCATCGAAGCCGCGCGCGCCGGCGACCTGGGCCGCGGCTTTGCCGTGGTGGCCGATGAAGTGCGCAACCTGGCCAAACGCGTGCAAACCTCCACGGATGAGATCACCACCATGGTTTCGGCCCTGCAGTCGGGCACCCGCGATGCGGTGGAGTTCATGCAGGAAAGCTCGTACAAGGCCGACGACTGCGTGCGTCAGGCTCAGGAGGCCGGCGAGGCGCTGGCTGAAATTACCGGTGCCGTGGCACAGATGCGCGAGAGCAATACCCAGATCGCTGTAGCGGCCGAGCAGCAAAGCCAGGTAGCCGAGGAAATGAACCGCGCGGTGGTCAGCATCCGCGATGTCACCGAGCGGACCGTGCAGCAGACGGTCGGCTCGGCGACCACCAGCAGCGAACTGGCGACCCTGGCCGGCGAACTGAACAAGGCCATTGGCCAGCTCAAGCTATAG
- a CDS encoding transglycosylase SLT domain-containing protein: MLRCWLILLLMLWVAFTGTAQARSPGPQQHIPPAKVRDLPQIRTSKVLRVLVNQSRNSSGEVKGEPVGIEYYRLRALEHFLNARTADDQQIQLTLIPRAKEQLLGALARGEGDLAAPGELLDPTTVGAVSSSAPILDQVPLTLVGRKGERSFSKVEQLSGRTVALTSASAAGPLIQQVNQQLALRKRPPIKVEWVDSTLAVEDVLEMVQAGIYHLTVVEQPIARRWARVMPRLRLDSRVRLGAPQAMRWYVGRDAPQLLAAVDRFLQGYRAPDNQDAAFERIYRRQYRVHNPLASKGRQRLASVRAVLQKHGQAQQIDWLNLAALAFKESTLNPTARGTGGAHGLMQITPSAAQRVGVSNTATVDGNVLASARYLALIRRKFFASAKINERERMAFVLAAYNLGPERVQAMRAEARRRGLNGNQWFFQTERIAMEQVGMGPVNFVNSINKYYLAFNRERTALERVAKR, translated from the coding sequence ATGCTGCGATGCTGGCTCATTCTCCTGCTGATGCTTTGGGTGGCCTTTACCGGCACCGCCCAGGCGCGTTCGCCGGGCCCGCAGCAGCACATACCGCCGGCCAAGGTACGTGACCTGCCGCAGATTCGTACCAGCAAAGTACTGCGAGTGCTGGTCAACCAGAGCCGCAACAGCTCCGGTGAGGTCAAGGGCGAGCCAGTCGGCATAGAGTATTATCGCCTGCGTGCCCTGGAGCATTTCCTCAATGCTCGTACCGCCGACGACCAGCAGATCCAGCTAACGCTCATCCCGCGAGCCAAGGAGCAGTTGCTGGGCGCTCTGGCCCGCGGCGAGGGTGATCTGGCTGCCCCGGGCGAGCTGCTTGACCCCACGACGGTGGGCGCTGTCAGCAGCAGTGCGCCGATACTCGACCAGGTGCCGCTGACGCTGGTCGGGCGCAAAGGCGAGCGAAGTTTCAGCAAGGTCGAACAGCTGTCAGGGCGTACCGTCGCCTTGACCAGCGCCAGTGCCGCCGGGCCGCTGATCCAGCAGGTCAACCAGCAACTGGCACTGCGCAAGCGGCCGCCGATCAAAGTGGAGTGGGTCGATTCGACGCTGGCAGTGGAGGATGTGCTGGAGATGGTACAGGCTGGCATCTACCACCTGACCGTAGTCGAGCAGCCCATTGCCCGGCGTTGGGCCCGGGTTATGCCGCGGCTGCGCCTGGACAGCCGGGTGCGCCTGGGTGCGCCGCAAGCCATGCGCTGGTATGTAGGGCGTGATGCGCCGCAATTGTTGGCCGCAGTCGATCGCTTTCTGCAAGGTTACCGCGCGCCCGATAACCAGGATGCAGCGTTCGAGCGTATCTACCGCCGCCAGTACCGGGTACACAACCCCTTGGCCAGCAAAGGCCGCCAGCGTCTGGCCTCGGTGCGGGCAGTGTTGCAGAAGCATGGTCAGGCGCAACAGATCGACTGGCTCAACCTGGCTGCACTGGCCTTCAAGGAGTCGACGCTCAACCCGACTGCACGCGGCACTGGCGGTGCCCATGGTCTGATGCAGATTACCCCTTCGGCGGCCCAACGGGTGGGGGTGAGCAATACCGCGACGGTAGATGGCAATGTCCTGGCCAGTGCCCGTTACCTGGCGCTTATCCGGCGCAAGTTTTTTGCCAGTGCCAAGATCAATGAGCGTGAGCGCATGGCCTTTGTGCTGGCAGCCTACAACCTTGGCCCCGAGCGGGTTCAGGCCATGCGCGCAGAGGCCCGACGGCGAGGGCTCAACGGTAACCAGTGGTTCTTCCAGACAGAGCGTATCGCCATGGAGCAGGTGGGGATGGGACCGGTCAATTTCGTCAATAGCATCAACAAGTACTACCTGGCGTTCAACCGCGAACGCACAGCACTGGAGCGCGTAGCGAAGCGTTAA
- a CDS encoding hydrolase TatD, whose translation MQLIDIGVNLTNSSFHDQQAAVVERALEAGVTQMLLTGTSLAVSEQALELCQQLDASGAHLFATAGVHPHDAKAWDADSERQLRLLLSEPRVRAVGECGLDFNRDFSPRPLQEKALEAQLTLAAELRLPVFLHERDASERLLAILREYRDHLSGAVVHCFTGEREALFACLDLDLHIGITGWICDERRGTHLHPLVGNIPQGRLMLESDAPYLLPRSLRPKPKSGRNEPAFLPEVLREVASHRGESAEHTAAHTTATARDFFQLP comes from the coding sequence ATGCAACTGATCGATATCGGCGTCAACCTGACCAACAGCAGCTTTCACGACCAACAGGCAGCCGTTGTCGAGCGCGCACTGGAGGCCGGCGTTACGCAAATGCTACTGACAGGCACCAGCCTGGCGGTCAGCGAACAAGCGCTGGAGCTGTGCCAACAACTGGATGCCAGCGGCGCGCACCTGTTCGCCACGGCCGGCGTACACCCACACGATGCCAAGGCCTGGGATGCCGACAGCGAGCGCCAGTTGCGACTGTTGTTGAGTGAACCGCGCGTACGCGCTGTGGGCGAATGCGGCCTGGATTTCAACCGCGACTTTTCCCCTCGCCCGCTCCAGGAAAAAGCCCTGGAAGCCCAGCTGACGCTAGCTGCGGAGCTGCGCCTGCCGGTGTTCCTGCACGAGCGCGATGCCAGCGAGCGCTTGTTGGCGATTCTCAGGGAGTACCGCGACCACCTGTCGGGCGCAGTGGTGCACTGCTTTACCGGTGAGCGCGAGGCGCTGTTCGCCTGCCTGGACCTGGACCTGCATATCGGCATTACCGGCTGGATCTGCGACGAACGCCGCGGCACTCACCTGCACCCGCTGGTAGGCAACATTCCTCAAGGCCGGCTGATGCTGGAAAGCGACGCGCCCTACCTGCTGCCGCGCAGCTTGCGGCCCAAGCCCAAAAGCGGGCGCAACGAGCCGGCGTTCTTGCCGGAAGTACTGCGCGAGGTGGCCTCACATCGCGGTGAGTCAGCCGAGCACACGGCAGCGCATACCACGGCAACGGCCCGCGATTTTTTCCAGCTCCCCTGA